Proteins from one Emys orbicularis isolate rEmyOrb1 chromosome 2, rEmyOrb1.hap1, whole genome shotgun sequence genomic window:
- the PLEKHA8 gene encoding pleckstrin homology domain-containing family A member 8, whose amino-acid sequence MAVCEIQVHHADSTRMDLIIPGEQYFYLKARSAAERQKWLIALGTAKACLTDSRTQREKELTENTEALKIKMSELRLYCDLLVQQVDKTKEASICGVSESENGIDMGALLKSTCNTFLKTLEECMQIANVAFSSELLHHTPLGSPHLAVLKSNKVTPPVSSSSTTTERQMELNSCENGSIKAETNHCEQTLFNTLIPSHLKSNEGDCDVSAENHVEKKLTGDEVKDDGGSKMLPIEGNSANESLQLAMDSISGPAPSHWGEGKEEDFPTFFSVMNNRFSDIELQEGDGIPTEEFLQSCYAIVPVLDKLGPTVFAPVKMDFVGNIKKINQKYITNREEFNTLQKIVLHEVSAEVAHVRNSATEALLWLKRGLKFLKGFLTEVKNGEKNIQTALNNAYGKTLRQHHGWVVRGVFALALRAAPTYEDFVAALSVKKCDDQEEAFYDAMQRDLNIYLPAMENQLNILDTLYEVHGLESDEVV is encoded by the exons ATGGCCGTGTGTGAAATTCAAG TTCACCATGCAGATAGTACTCGGATGGATCTGATTATTCCTGGAGAACAGTACTTCTACCTGAAAGCCAGAAGTGCAGCTGAGAGGCAAAAGTGGCTGATTGCACTTGGAACTGCCAAGGCCTGCCTGACAGACAGTAGGACGCAGAGAGAAAAAG AGCTCACTGAAAACACCGAAGCCTTGAAAATCAAAATGTCAGAGCTTAGATTGTACTGTGACCTCCTTGTTCAGCAAGTGGATAAAACTAAGGAAGCTAGCATTTGTGGTGTATCAGAATCAGAG AATGGAATTGATATGGGAGCTCTGTTGAAATCAACATGTAACACTTTCCTGAAGACTCTTGAAGAATGTATGCAGATTGCAAATGTGGCCTTCTCTTCTGAATTATTACATCACACCCCATTGGGATCTCCCCACTTGGCTGTTCTCAAATCAAACAAG gTAACCCCTCCCGTCTCCTCCAGTAGCACTACAACAGAAAG GCAGATGGAATTGAACAGTTGTGAAAATGGCTCCATAAAGGCAGAAACTAATCATTGTGAGCAAACATTGTTTAACACTCTGATACCCTCACATCTGAAATCTAATGAGGGAGACTGTGACGTTTCAGCTGAAAACCATGTTGAAAAGAAGTTGACAG gtGATGAAGTTAAAGACGATGGAGGAAGCAAGATGCTGCCCATAGAGGGCAACAGTGCTAACGAATCGCTGCAGTTGGCAATGGATTCCATAAGTGGACCAGCTCCATCACATTggggagaaggaaaagaagaggaTTTCCCTACCTTCTTCAGTGTCATGAACAATAG GTTTAGTGACATTGAACTCCAGGAGGGTGACGGCATACCCACAGAGGAATTTCTGCAATCGTGTTACGCGATAGTGCCAGTTTTGG ACAAACTTGGACCAACAGTCTTTGCTCCTGTTAAAATGGATTTTGTAGGTAATATCAAG aaaataaatcagaaataTATAACCAACAGAGAAGAGTTCAACACTCTCCAGAAGATAGTGCTCCATGAAGTGAGTGCTGAGGTAGCACACGTTAGAAACTCTGCAACAGAGGCCCTTTTGTGGCTAAAAAG AGGCTTAAAGTTTTTGAAGGGATTTTTGACAGAAGTTAAGAATGGAGAAAAGAATATTCAAACAGCTCTGA acAACGCTTATGGCAAGACATTACGGCAGCATCATGGCTGGGTTGTGCGAGGGGTTTTTGCG TTAGCTTTAAGGGCAGCACCAACATATGAAGACTTTGTGGCGGCACTGTCTGTGAAGAAGTGTGATGATCAGGAAGAAGCTTTTTATGATGCAATGCAGAGAGACCTCAACATTTACTTGCCAGCCATGGAAAACCAGCTGAATATCTTGGACACTCTCTATGAAGTACATGGTTTGGAGTCGGATGAGGTGGTATAA